A genomic segment from Tistrella bauzanensis encodes:
- a CDS encoding nitrile hydratase accessory protein, whose product MQPVSMTCGTDLATILRQGKGQAAFDKPWELRIFAVAVAACNAGEFCWDEFQEALTDAIRHWEAAHPDFSSEDWNYYEHVVTALEVVLARHDRLSTDGLDDRARTILDTPPHKHHVARYDPITVDAAVI is encoded by the coding sequence ATGCAGCCTGTATCGATGACCTGTGGTACCGACCTCGCCACCATCCTGCGGCAGGGCAAAGGGCAGGCGGCTTTCGACAAGCCATGGGAATTGCGTATTTTTGCCGTTGCCGTCGCCGCCTGCAACGCGGGGGAATTCTGCTGGGACGAATTCCAGGAGGCGCTCACCGACGCCATCCGCCACTGGGAGGCGGCCCACCCCGACTTTTCCTCTGAGGACTGGAACTATTACGAGCATGTCGTGACGGCGCTGGAAGTCGTTCTTGCGCGTCATGACAGACTGTCGACCGACGGTCTCGACGATCGTGCGAGGACCATTCTCGACACGCCACCGCACAAGCATCACGTTGCCCGGTATGACCCGATCACGGTCGATGCCGCGGTGATCTGA